A window of the Trichoderma asperellum chromosome 6, complete sequence genome harbors these coding sequences:
- a CDS encoding uncharacterized protein (BUSCO:EOG092D4S3D): MAARTGPSGGAGAYADCVDSLRSSLKFLEASVETIDRGVSDFPRMMGVLKTVRHYELIPQPTLAAAEASLRDEIGPYIAFLLSRADAQVERQERRIETLKARAELQQGRLARPDEPVRKAASARGRQLRGEDKLRARIVRQRKEALRYGIERLELEVLQKERELRKRLDSQ, from the exons ATGGCTGCCAGAACGGGCCCGAGCGGTGGCGCGGGTGCTTATGCCGACTGTGTCGACTCGCTGCGCAGCTCTCTCAAATTCCTCGAGGCCTCTGTGGAGACGATTGATCGTGGCGTTTCGGATTTTCCTCGTATGATGGGTGTCCTCAAGACAGTTCGG CACTACGAACTCATTCCGCAACCTAcgcttgctgcagctgaggCCTCCCTCCGAGATGAGATTGGACCCTACATTGCCTTTTTGCTCAGTCGTGCCGACGCTCAAGTTGAGCGCCAGGAACGCCGCATTGAGACTCTCAAAGCTCGTGCCGAGTTGCAACAGGGGCGACTTGCTAGGCCAGACGAACCAGTACGTAAAGCTGCTTCTGCACGGGGTCGACAGCTCCGTGGTGAGGACAAGCTTCGCGCGAGGATTGTACGCCAACGCAAGGAAGCTCTACGTTACGGCATTGAGAGATTGGAGCTTGAAGTGCttcagaaagaaagagaattaaGAAAACGCCTGGATAGCCAATGA
- the SHO1 gene encoding Transmembrane osmosensor (TransMembrane:4 (o35-58i70-89o101-122i129-149o)), whose protein sequence is MPPYSVNSPSILKMEHSNIYRRRGFQMGNILGDPFALATTSIGFLAWLITFVGCIIGQIQETPTDPFPKFSWWASIFSIFLILGVFYVVGSDTIQTYHVALTGYSAGGMVLVTSSVNSLVYSKDAAREAAAAGFILLSMVVLVWTLYFGSTPSATPRAFLDSFALTKESAHMQRQTMSNYGSGMGRPETSNSVQPPQMYTSAQLNGFENPSPVGGASQVGGGRASHLSGFGGPAQIKVTGPDAEVVPPTEYPYRAKAIFNYIANPQDPNEISFQEKDILEVSDISGRWWQARNKNGETGIAPSNYLELL, encoded by the exons ATGCCCCCCTACTCGGTCAACTCGCCGTCAATACTCAAAATGGAGCACTCAAATATCTACCGACGACGAGGCTTCCAGATGGGCAACATCTTGGGCGACCCGTTTGCGCTGGCAACTACATCAATCGGTTTT CTTGCGTGGCTCATCACCTTTGTCGGATGCATCATCGGCCAGATCCAAGAGACACCAACCGACCCATTTCCCAAATTCTCCTGGTGGGCGAGCATATTCAGCATCTTCTTGATTCTCGGCGTCTTCTATGTTGTCGGTAGCGACACGATTCAGACCTATCATGTGGCACTTACGGGGTATTCTGCTGGAGGCATGGTGCTGGTAACCTCGTCGGTCAATTCCCTGGTATACTCAAAGGACGCagctcgagaagctgccgctgccggtTTCATTCTCCTTTCCATGGTCGTG CTCGTCTGGACTTTATACTTTGGATCGACGCCTTCTGCTACACCCCGTGCATTCCTCGACTCCTTCGCCCTCACCAAAGAGTCTGCCCACATGCAGCGACAAACCATGAGCAACTACGGCAGTGGCATGGGTCGTCCTGAGACGTCCAATTCCGTCCAACCACCGCAAATGTATACATCTGCTCAGCTCAATGGCTTTGAAAATCCTTCGCCTGTTGGCGGCGCCTCTCAAGTTGGTGGAGGTCGCGCCTCCCATCTCTCCGGCTTTGGTGGGCCAGCCCAGATCAAAGTAACAGGCCCTGATGCGGAAGTTGTACCTCCCACCGAATACCCTTATCGAGCAAAGGCCATCTTCAACTACATCGCCAACCCTCAAGATCCAAACGAGATTTCTTTCCAGGAGAAGGATATTCTCGAGGTGTCTGATATTAGCGGACGATGGTGGCAAGCGCGAAATAAAAATGGAGAGACTGGTATTGCACCTAGCAACTATCTCGAGCTGTTATGA
- a CDS encoding uncharacterized protein (EggNog:ENOG41) — translation MSVQMDDPLDKTTLATISLLESRLLRIEHLLYGTATSPTSSLNHHDAALEKMDILERRFNNMVSQIRVYAELLKIYKSNPDLFHAPPPSQPPSQLDSETIQSIVLSSASSFPATLSALTAAKDIPIPDSSASASLISLTQRMKAIEATQIAQAVEISKLRSKSEILVRSWYENRALANSQVIADSDGRIRRVEVEVKRREISLED, via the exons ATGTCGGTCCAAATGGACGATCCGCTGGACAAGACAACTCTGGCGACCATCTCCCTCCTGGAATCGCGCCTCCTGCGCATCGAGCATCTTCTCTACGGCACTGCCACCTCTCCCACCTCCAGCTTAAACCATCATGACGCTGCCCTCGAGAAAATGGATATCCTAGAACGGCGGTTCAATAACATGGTTTCCCAAATCCGCGTGTATGCAGAGCTTCTCAAGATAT ACAAGTCAAATCCAGATCTCTTCCATGCCCCGCCGCCTTCTCAACCCCCCTCCCAGCTCGACTCGGAAACAATTCAGTCCATCGTCCTCTCCTCCGCATCGTCATTCCCCGCTACGCTCTCCGCCCTCACCGCTGCCAAAGACATCCCTATCCCCGACTCTTCTGCCAGTGCCTCCCTCATATCTCTTACCCAGCGCATGAAGGCGATTGAAGCCACGCAGATCGCTCAGGCGGTCGAGATTTCCAAACTGCGAAGTAAAAGCGAGATCCTTGTGCGGTCATGGTATGAAAACAGGGCACTGGCAAACTCCCAAGTGATAGCGGATTCTGATGGTAGAATTCGGCGAGTAGAGGTCGAAGTGAAAAGAAGGGAGATTTCGCTCGAAGATTAG
- a CDS encoding uncharacterized protein (EggNog:ENOG41~TransMembrane:11 (i36-57o63-86i107-135o155-175i187-205o217-240i261-284o296-317i372-390o396-418i496-520o)), with product MTNYQSISDRAASPGGSNNMSRSRRRAGKDGRGGQASMLSSIVNLLNTIVGAGTLAMPSVLSHMGIMLGVLLMLWSGLTSAFGLYLQSRCARYLDRGKSSFFALSQLTYPNASIIFDAAIAIKCFGVGVSYMIIIGDLMPGVALGFNSNADRIPYLLDRNFWITAFMLLVIPLSFLKRLDSLKYTSLVALVSIGYLIILVIYHFSVDPHASPDNIRVIQWAGAVETLSALPVVVFAYTCHQNMFSIINEINDNSPSSMVKVVASSIGSAASIYVLVAVTGYITFGNSIVGNIVSMYPTGVASTIGKAAIVVLVLFSIPLQVHPCRASVDAVINWRPSRGNSNGGRAGSPLLNSAPAQRGDHGSTAPMSDLRFALITTVILTLAYITALSVSSLDRVLAFVGSTGSTSISFILPGLFYYKISDPDSIHHQRLAKEDDDMDDSDDSDTEDSGPLAQSTHSIASAASAASSRSRNAWRSRRKWRWDLEHVDHSLLRKMALALAIYGVVVMTVCLTMNIFFAVAH from the exons ATGACTAATTATCAAAGCATTTCAGATAGGGCCGCCTCTCCTGGGGGCTCTAACAACATGTCTAG ATCGCGACGACGAGCTGGTAAAGATGGCCGTGGTGGACAAGCCAGTATGCTCAGCAGCATCGTCAATCTGCTGAATACAA TTGTTGGGGCTGGCACACTTGCTATGCCCTCTGTCCTGTCGCATATGGGAATAATGCTCGGCGTCCTCCTCATGCTCTGGTCTGGCTTGACCTCGGCGTTCGGTCTCTACCTTCAGTCCAGATGCGCTCGCTATCTCGATCGCGGAAaatcctccttcttcgccttgtcTCAGCTTACATACCCCAATGCATCCATCATTTTCGATGCCGCAATTGCGATTAAGTGCTTCGGGGTTGGGGTCTCCTACATGATTATTATCGGCGATCTCATGCCCGGGGTGGCCCTGGGTTTCAACAGCAACGCTGATAGGATTCCTTATCTACTTGACCGAAACTTTTGGATTACTGCCTTTATGCTTCTTGTTATCCCTTTGAGTTTCCTAAAGAGGCTCGATTCGCTCAAGTATACCAGTTTAGTTGCTTTGGTTTCGATTGGATACCTCATTATTCTGGTCATCTACCACTTCTCCGTGGATCCCCATGCCAGCCCAGACAATATTCGGGTTATCCAATGGGCTGGTGCCGTTGAGACATTGAGTGCATTGCCAGTGGTAGTCTTTGCTTACACTTGCCACCAGAAT ATGTTCTCTATCATCAACGAAATCAACGATAATTCTCCATCCAGCATGGTCAAAGTTGTCGCATCCAGCATTGGATCCGCAGCATCGATTTACGTCCTGGTGGCCGTTACTGGATACATCACTTTCGGTAACTCCATTGTTGGAAATATTGTATCCATGT ATCCTACCGGAGTTGCCTCGACCATTGGAAAAGCTGCGATTGTTGTCcttgttttattttccatTCCCTTACAAGTTCATCCCTGCCGAGCTTCTGTTGACGCTGTCATCAATTGGCGACCTAGCAGGGGCAACTCGAATGGCGGCCGTGCTGGCTCCCCTCTGTTAAACTCGGCGCCAGCACAACGTGGTGATCACGGCAGCACCGCGCCAATGTCTGATCTCAGATTTGCTCTCATTACTACAGTTATCCTTACTCTAGCCTACATTACGGCTCTCTCTGTGAGCAGTCTTGATCGTGTTCTTGCCTTTGTTGGAAGCACAGGATCTACATCTATTAGCTTCATTTTACCAGGCCTGTTTTATTACAAAATAAGCGACCCGGATAGCATCCACCACCAACGTTTGGCcaaggaagacgatgacATGGACGACTCCGATGACTCTGATACCGAAGATTCAGGACCACTTGCTCAGAGCACTCACAGCATCGCTAGCGCGGCCAGTGCCGCGAGCAGCCGTAGCCGAAATGCATGGCGCTCGCGTCGAAAGTGGCGATGGGACCTGGAACACGTTGACCACAGTCTTTTACGAAAGATGGCATTGGCATTAGCGATATATGGAGTGGTAGTGATGACGGTTTGCCTTACTATGAACATTTTCTTCGCCGTCGCTCATTAA
- the CYT21 gene encoding mitochondrial 37S ribosomal protein bS16m (BUSCO:EOG092D4U2S), whose amino-acid sequence MVVKIRLARFGRRNSPFYNIVVAHARTARNSRPLEVIGTYDPIPKPDPYDNSGKLHKDIKLDSQRAKYWIGVGAQPTDTAWRLLSMVGILPKKHFAPKESETKGSVKAGDVKIR is encoded by the exons ATGGTCGTCAAAATCCGTCTCGCCCGATTCGGGCGCCGTAATTCCCCTTTCTACAACATTGTCGTAGCTCATGCTCG GACTGCGCGCAACTCTCGTCCTCTCGAAGTCATCGGCACATACGACCCTATTCCGAAGCCCGATCCGTACGACAACTCTGGCAAGCTACACAAGGACATCAAGCTCGACTCGCAGCGCGCAAAGTACTGGATTGGTGTCGGCGCGCAGCCCACGGATACGGCATGGCGATTACTATCCATGGTGGGAATCTTGCCCAAGAAGCACTTTGCTCCAAAGGAAAGCGAGACCAAGGGTAGCGTTAAGGCTGGCGACGTGAAGATTCGGTAG
- a CDS encoding uncharacterized protein (BUSCO:EOG092D3U3F), translating into MALKTIGAKAAAALDQELMSSGAFSIDQLMELAGLAVSQAVYRLQPLDKGQKILVACGPGNNGGDGLVAARHLFYYGYRPTIFYPKRSKNELYQRLTKQLEDLDIPFVDDFPAAMKSTDHVVDAIFGFSFSGEVREPFPAVIQALQETKLPVTSVDAPSSWDIENGPPKTGLGSSFMPTALVSLTAPKPLVNHFTGRHFIGGRFVSPSIAKKYSFEVPPYQGVDQVVEVGSSEQKL; encoded by the exons ATGGCCCTCAAG ACTATCGGCGCAAAGGCTGCGGCAGCTCTAGACCAAGAGCTCATGAGCAGTGGTGCCTTTTCCATTGATCAACTGATGGAGCTAGCTGGATTAGCAGTCTCGCAAGCAG TATATCGACTTCAACCCTTGGACAAAGGCCAAAAAATCCTTGTGGCGTGTGGGCCTGGAAATAACG GCGGCGATGGCCTTGTTGCCGCACGACATCTCTTCTATTACGGTTATAGACCAACAATCTTCTATCCCAAAAGAAGTAAGAATGAGCTTTACCAG CGATTGACTAAGCAGCTCGAAGATCTGGATATTCCATTTGTCGATGATTTTCCAGCCGCCATGAAATCAACAGACCACGTAGTGGATGCGATATTTG GATTTAGTTTCTCTGGTGAAGTCCGGGAGCCGTTTCCCGCTGTCATTCAAGCTCTCCAAGAGACCAAACTACCCGTCACCTCAGTGGATGCTCCATCGTCGTGGGATATCGAGAATGGCCCTCCTAAGACGGGGTTAGGTAGCTCTTTTATGCCCACGGCGCTTGTCAGCCTCACGGCTCCTAAACCACTAGTCAATCACTTCACCGGTCGGCACTTCATCGGCGGACG ATTTGTGTCCCCATCTATTGCCAAAAAGTATAGTTTCGAGGTTCCTCCCTACCAGGGTGTAGACCAAGTTGTCGAGGTAGGATCGTCCGAGCAAAAGCTCTGA